CTCGAGGCGCGGACCTTCCTGAAGGAGTTGCAGCGCGACCTCGGTGTCACCACCGTGTTCGTGACGCACGACCAGGCGGAGGCTCTCGCTCTCGCGGATCGGATCGCCGTCATGAAGGCGGGGAAGCTCCAGCAGATCGGCTCTCCGCGGGAGATCTTCCACCGTCCGAACAACACCTTCGTCGCCGGGTTCATCGGCTCCGTGCCGATGAACCTCCTCGAGACGACGGTCGCGGCCGGTCATGTCCGCATCGGCGACGCGGATGTCCCGGTCCCGCCGGAAGCCGCCGCGGCGGTGAGGGATGGGCAGACCGTGAGCTGGGGCATCCGTCCCGAGTACCTGCGCTGGTCGGCCGAACCCGTCGCGGACGGAATCGCGGCGGAGGTCGTCGTGACCGAAACCCTCGGTGCGACGAGCCTCGTGCTCGTGAGCGCGGGGGAGCACAAGCTCCAGGTCGTCGTTCCCGAGGAACAGGAGCCCGCCGCGGGCGACCGTGGCTGGATCGTCCCGCAGCTCAACCGCGCGCTGCTGTTCGACGCCGAGAGCACCGAGCGGATCGGCTGATGGGCACC
Above is a window of Microbacterium aurugineum DNA encoding:
- a CDS encoding ABC transporter ATP-binding protein, yielding MAAIIATELVKEYPGGVRGVDSVDVEIADGEFFALLGPSGCGKTTLLRSIAGLESITSGKLTIGEKDVTNAEPGERGVAMVFQDYALFPHMDVGDNIAYPLRIRRVGKGERRTTAESVANGLSLNGLIERRPGQLSGGQQQRVALARAVATRPDVLLLDEPLSNLDARLRLEARTFLKELQRDLGVTTVFVTHDQAEALALADRIAVMKAGKLQQIGSPREIFHRPNNTFVAGFIGSVPMNLLETTVAAGHVRIGDADVPVPPEAAAAVRDGQTVSWGIRPEYLRWSAEPVADGIAAEVVVTETLGATSLVLVSAGEHKLQVVVPEEQEPAAGDRGWIVPQLNRALLFDAESTERIG